The nucleotide sequence ACTAGGTCGAataaccctcttcctaaaagaggtcttgggttcaagtttttgATAGTACATCTTTAGATGTTTGAATACAGGTAACATCTTTTTTGGTGAGTGTTCTCTCctactcctctctctctctctctctctctctctctctctctctcaaaaagtaaagagaagaaaaggaaatgcaTGATCTCTCTAGTTTTTGACTTAATTTCTCAGTTCTCTTCCAGAATACAACATATTGTAGAATGGTTACCACATAATTGATTGTAATCACAAACTTCAATCTTTTTTAACTCTTTTCTTTTgtaaaaaaatgagaaattgaCCATTATGTTTCATTTCACTAGGGAATGAAATCAACAAACAGTCAAAAAATAACCATAGAGAGATCCACTGGACTTCAAAAAACTAACGATTTTTACAGCATATATACCATAATAAATTCTCATGCCCAGTATAATTTGTACTTTGCTTTACATGGAATCGCCTAATATATATGGATTTTTTTACAATTAGAATATGAGACTTGATCCCTTTTTATAGGCTTAGGTTACTTGATATCCATAAGAGATCAGGAAGAGGATTTCCCTTTTGTTATAACTATGATGTCTGGTTTAAAAGTTAGTATTTGAGATTTAATTTCATACCACAAAGCACTTCCTCGAATGATATTACACCTTACTGAAGTGGCAAGAGGACTGGGGTTCATTTCTAGTCGAAGTCAGATACCAAGAGTACGATGAGTATAGGATGGAAAAGGTAGGGATGCGGCTCATCACTTCGAGGGTTTTATCTCGGAGAACGATGCTTCTGTTTTAGTTCCATTGCATTGTCTTTTATTGTTTGACTCTTTGGATTGTACTCACACTTATTGTGTGTGAGCCGCCgatatacttaaaaaaaaaaaaaaggtagggaTGAGCCCCTTCAATcttgaaaaaagagaaaaaaattataacacAATGGTGATTAGTTGAGTAATATAATTGAATCATGTTATTTTACCTATGTGCATAAATTTCCAAGGTAATGCAAGCAAGTTTAATTTCCAATCCAAGCAAGAATATTATAAAGATACCTGCTTGCATTCTAATTTACATAGAATAACCAAGTCAGGTTAATTTATGCAAGTAATTTTACTTTGATCTCTAGGTGGGTTTTAGCATATATGCCAAGTAGCCTTACAACCTTAGCCACCTGATGTTgttttgttgcttaatccaaataTCCAATTAAGTTCGTCATCTCATACCTGAATGTCCACGGGTTGGGCAGGGTTAGCTTGTTACAAAAAAATTATGAGCTTTTTGATCTTTTCTTTGGTATTGAGCTTGGATTTAGGTTTAAATTAAGCCCTAAAACCTTCTATATGCCATAATGTTcgatattttcaaaattttaaaaaatagaattttattttaaatcaaaatagcCAACCATTGTGGTGGTTAGTTGGCTAGCATATTTTCAAAATGGCGAGATGTGCTACTCTATAAATAGCTAATTGACCCTACGAACCAGAATAACACAACTATAATTACATCAGTCTCATTCTGTACGTAGATACTAGTAAATGCTCATTGATTTGACTCATTACcataaaatataatcaaacatTGGACTTCATTATATCCTAAAGATTTATCGAACATTCTCTTTGCATACTCTATTGGTGAGAGCGAATAAAAGCCTTTATACCTTAAGCCATTCTTATTTGAAGATTTCCATCGTTCTCATTTGAAGATTTTCATTTTCTCCTCCCCTTTTGCTCAACATAAACTCTGAGATTTTTCcggcttctctctctcctttgctCCCCAGAAGTACTGGTACCCGCCCCATTGTGAACTTTTGGAAAGGGCAGACAAAAGGAGCCaacctcttctttcctctcccacACATCCTCATGTTCTCCCGTTGAGAGTACAACACCTCTTCGATCACCTCGTGAATCCCTGCATTTAATGCCTTTCTTTCTCTACAAAAACTTTTGCCCTACTATGAACTCAACCAAAACTCAGCCAAAAAGTGTCCTACAAAGAAAGCCACCATGTCCTTCCCCcatctcctcatcctcctacTCTATCTTTCTGTTCAACCATGCAATGGCCGCCATCTCCTCTTCATGGATTCAAGCAACTTACCTCATCACCTTCGCAAGGTTGGTGCAAGGACCCAAACGTAGTGTCAACTTACAGGTCCTCACTGCATGCTGTTATTTTATGCTCTTCTAGTCTAATGTTTCTGCTTTAATTATTGTTATGATGAAGTTTGATCATGTGGAGCCAAGTAAGCACTCATTGGAGAGACCCCAATCTTTCAGCCTGGTTCCGGTGAACCAAGGTGTCATCCATGAGATTCAGGGTGATGTTGCTCCTGAAAGGCTGAAGGGTCCGAAAACTCCTTCAACAGACTTCAACAGCAGAAGAGAAATGGAACCCGGTGTCACTCAAATCCAATCTCATGACACGGATTCATTATTGCATGTGCCACACGAGAAGCATGAAGAACATCTCGAGTTTAACATCGACTATGACCAACCAAAAGCACATCCCCCATCTCACAACTGAAGCCAACCACAATTCCGCCCTCACCAGTAGCCTTCGTCGTCTTCTTTTCTCTGGTTCCTCTATAACCATGTAAAAAAAGGAGTGAAGTAGTGGTTTACTCCTACATCTACATGCACaaacatttatatatatatggttagcatgtataaatatattataggGTTGTATCTTGTATGCAATATATGTGTTGTTTGGTGTTTGTTCTCATACAGTAGTTGTGCATGAAATTGTCCTTTGAATTCATTTGTGTCAATACTCCATTCTAGTCTTCTCCCCACCACTTTTTGACACACGAAACCTCAGCAAAGAAGGCAACAAAAAGCAAAAACGTTGATgcataattctttttttttgttagttgtCATCGGATGAGTTGGAGTTGAGGTTCTAAAGCCAATCTTGGATAAAAGATGGATTGGGTAATTTCTTTTCCTTCCGAGAAGGGTATTTGTCGAGGTACGCGGGGACGCGCAGGGTTCATCATCAGGAACTCGAACGCCAAGGTGGTGGCAGCTGGTGGCTGTCAACTATTCGATATCTCAGTTCCTGGTGCAGAGTTGAAGACTGCTTGGGCTGGCCTTCGTCATGTCCGACTAGGGCTGCGAGCTCGCTCAATCATCTTGGAGGGTGATTCGGCTACGGTTATCAGCTGGATTCAAGGGGATCCAAGGAGTGTTGGCGATGACCACCCTCTGCTACGAGACATCTTGGCTATGATGAGGAACGgtgggcctttcaggccaagcatatatTTTATAAAGTTAATGGGGCTGCGGACTGGGTGGCTACCTATGTGGCCAACCATACGGACATTACCTTGTGGGCTGGGGATAGGGAGCTATCTTAGGTGCTCcgagatattttttttataattgtattgGGTCTATATATTCACGTCCGTTGCGTACggaattgagagagagagagagggtgtttgtccaaatatatatatatatatatatatatatatatatatagagagagagagagagagagagagagagagagagagagagagagagagagtgtgtttGTCCAGATATAGAGAATTGATGCCTAGAAAATTGTAGTGAGACCATAACTCATGGCCTATATTTTGCAGCATGTCCTCGCTGAGGGTGGCAAAAGCAAATGCTTGTTGCAAGCTCTCACGTATTCATACCTTTGAGTCCCCATGTATAACATGCATGCAGCGTACACAAAGTAGAGTAGCTAGTGTTGAATGGCAGACTGCTAGACCTACGTGTTAATGCAAGAGAACAAATACACTTATCTTTTAACACTGTATCTGCATTTATTTCACTCAATACTTGTATCTTTAATTTAGAAGGTTTTGGAttacatcatatatatatattatattaggtACTTAGGTTTAACATTTTGCTATTGAATTACTAGTAAATATAATGGTGAGCATAGATTCAGAAGAAATGGAAGTCTAAACTGCCAACTGCAGTCAGTCCACCAAATTACTGATTGCAGAAGGTATATAGTCTTGAATGGGTGAGATTCCTTTGTTTTATCTTATTGTTGAATCCCTTTACTAGAAGGAAAGGAAGAGTGCAATAAGTATGACGTGGATATGGTATAGTTGTAGAGGAATGGTAGTTGCTTCCTCATTTATGTAGTCCTATGTAAGATTTCATTGTTTTCTACGAACTTATGTCTAATTCTCTAGGATTTTTCAGAAATGAGGCTAAATTAATGTCGCAGATGCTAGAATTCTTTGTAGTATCTATGAGATGGGTTTAGGGTTCCAAGTTGTAGGAATTTTCCATTTTCGATAATGTACAGATCCCCATCATAAGCTTCAGTGGGTACAGTAGTAGACATTTCAATATGGTGCTGCTGCGACCAGGAACAAGAAATTTCTAATTATGTGAAGTCTTAGAGTCCAAAAAATGATACTGAGCTCTTCTGATAACAAATCTAGACCCATCATCACTTGTCATTGCATTCTTTTTAGGCTTGAAAGGCTGGCCCAAGTAGTAGTGTGGTCTAGCTGTGGACAGGATCAATAATCCACGACCATCCTATTGCTAATATATATATTCCTTGTACAACATATATTAAGCAAACTAAGTTATCAAATACTACTTTTACGcacatttaataattcaaatacTACTAAAATACTCTATTTTTTGGtttacaagattttttttttttttttggctaagatGCTACAATAATAggtgtttttttttgtgtgtgtcctCAAAATATTTCTAGATTCCATTGAGTTATTAAACGAGCCATAGTGGATTAGGCATCGGTATATTCGGCTAACGAAGAATTAACCTGTTCAACTggtaataaaatttaaaaggatATATTTTAGATTATAAATTGAGTAATGCTACTAGAGCAGGACTCATAATAATACACTTCTTGTAGGCAGTTAATACTTAATACATATAGGCATTGATAATGAGCACCCTATTTATTGGCGGACCTAACAACAACTTAGACATAGCAGAATTATATCTTTGGTGCGAATAAGAAAACGAAAAAACTTTCGAAAGATAGCTACCATATAGAcaggggcctaaggcgaatccaataaacgaggcctcttttttttaataataattttttaataaatataaaatattttaaaaaatatataaaaatagatagctatcaagtacaccatttcaacaaagatacatgaatctaacaaagatagacaagaagccttttcaatttaatattattcttgaatgaaagcatataaaaataattgctctaaatgaagggccatgaaactgattaaataaccgagataatgcttggcaatactgtttaccatgtggCAAGAGccgaataggaaaaggtcatcccatgacacttcatggtcaaggtaaataAAAGAATTTGCCCGTAAAGGAACCTCTcgataagagaaagtagggtcattatgggaaattcactccatctaattaataaaagtcccatcccaccatctccccttcgagtgagtacccaagcggcgactgcaacatcacagcacagcagccattcaaccccctccctccttttctctctctaccacccaagaggggagaagaaaccgagaggagaaaactaaaagaatctccaccctccaataagtccatctccaatccccctatctttcttcccgatggcccagcTAGATCAgaagtaatgtgagggaaggaaaaccaagaccaaaaccaaaaaagagaaggaatgaaagataagagttgcttcaggcgtctatcaagccaaccaaatccctcctctctctctctctctctctctctctctctctctctctctccccccacccaaaacaaaactactgtccccaactttccaaattgcccctctgtaGGCCAGGAAActtccacctcccttccatcaagggccaagggggaagactcgtagccagctccagatcccgttttatatggggcctttgcttccttttggtcagcctcacgggggccttccattggcccggggccttaggcgaccgcctcggtcgcctagggctcgggccggccttGCATATAGATATCAAAAtgctgcacagatctcaaaacgACCGATGGATGATCTAATGGTGGATTCGTATGAAGAAAGATGAATCCTTCTTTTACATGAGAGATGCAATCCATATCCAACTCGAATACTGCTTTTGATGCTAAGTTGCGGCCTTGTCCAAGTTGGCAAATTAATACATCGCTAGGCTACCCAATGTTACCACATGTTTATCCAACAATAGTTTTGCACAGTCTCCATCCATGTTGCCCCGAGTCATAACTATCTCAACTATTTTCAAATGCACTCTCATAGAGAGAGAATGAGAAGTATTTCCAATTGTGCGAGTTACATTGTATGGATGAGCTGATCCAAATTAAGTTTTATTGTCCTTGCCGTTGTCCACAATCATTCTTTAGAGTCTTATGTCTTGACTGGATCCAACAAAGTTTTCCTAAATGGTTTCAGATGGTTCTTCTGATGCTGTTGGCTGCCATCAGGTGGAGGTGGTGGCGCAAAAAAAAAGCGAAATGCTAGACTCTTCCTTCATAAAACCACATCTCTGCCCATCTTTCTAATAGCTATTCAGTCTACAATTCCCGTCCTGTGGGTTGCcctacgtgtgagtacgtcacttCAGCGCCATCTCAGTACAGACGGATCAGATGGCGATCCCACGTAGTTAATCTTTCCTTCAAACTGCAGTCTGCTTCGCCGAGCTGAGCATTTACTCCTTCCTTCCttatcataaaaaataaaaaaaactattgTTTACAGGTATTGATGGTGACCCACCATGACATTCCATTAAGCCAATGACGAAAAAGAGGGTGTAATGAGAGTGTTTTTTATCAATTAATGACTggtacaaattaaaaaaaaaagtgtgatAGTTAAAAGACGTGATCTAGCTAATTGGCATCATACTTTCAAATGAATCAGGTGTATCTCATATATTAAGTGATTAATTTATGTTAAAGTTTTCGGGTATCACTTTTCAAGATTATATTAGCTGCTCTTAGCACAGATATGACATAGGTTAAACCTTCTTATACTACTCTCAGTTTAGCCATGGATACTACAAGGCTTGTATGATtcgcggaaaaaaaaaagtaattaaaattaatgaaagttggttgaagtttttaaagaaaagagattaaaaatagctttctaataaaaatacgattttcatattttatagaaataaaaattttatatgtAATATGAAAAAGTCTAATTTTTATCAGCTAGAAATAGAttaatttcttttcaaaaatgCCCTTAAATTTTTAGATAGAATAAGGTATGGTTTTTTCATTTATTAAAGAAATAACAAGTATTATACacaattttttcaaaatattagatgctcaaccaaaaataaattattataaaatatgctattttttttccgatcaaccaaatatataaaaattattttttattatatatatcgtatcagttttttagaaaaaatattatagaCGATATCTATCTGCAATTACAAAGGATGAGCagaattttagatttaaaaCCTAAACCATTCTCTTTAACATTActattaaaattaattttttaaaaactaGGAAGGGGACCTCTCAAAATTAATCATGCTCTTTAAATACCATATAGAGTCTCGGACTCCTTTTTCCTTAAAAGCCTGCCCGTCAAGAAAGTGgtgctcttcttcctcctcaagAAACGTGGACTTTCCTTCCGCGGGCCATGGATTTGGCACCGGCCGGTAAACTTGGACCGCCAAACTTGACGTGCCCTTCGTCCCTTCGGCCTCAGCAAACCGAACGGAGTTCGGTGCGCAGGATAAAGCCAATCCTGAGGCGCCACGTAAAGAGACGCTATTGGCGCGGCGGATTTTACCTGGTTTGGCCGTTTCTCCTTCAGTGTGGATGGGAGACTCCCACAACTTCTGGAACGTTAGACCAGCGGGAGAAGAAGTGTTGACTTGACTTCtaacattttaataaattaattatataaaaacaaaatatACTACTAGAATAGAACAGGATACTAATATATtcatacatatatttatattatttaataaatataaatataaatattagtcaCATATACAGAattaatatctatatttattttaaatggatataaatacaaattagatattaaaattatgaatataaatacgaatataaattaaataattaaaatttatgactataaaattaaaaatattactatGTGGATGATGAATTAAGCTAATAGTACATTAAtgtgatcatttatttttattaaaaattaataagtgctatataaaattaaatagaaataCAAATGAAATCAGATATTTAAGTACGGATTGGATGGTTGTTAATATTTATTAGACATACAAATATTAGTCTGATGCTTAAATAGAAAATTGGATCCAAACAAGAAAAACCTAGGGATTTTGGCATGCTgcaactatttttatttttaaatttttaagtaattttgatttttttttgctttaatgtatatgcatattgaaatttttattggctgaatatttttataaaattgaaCCAAAAATCTTGCAGGAATTGAATCTGTTAGCCTACTTAAATCTCAGCCAAAATTTGAAACTTTAGCatctagaaagaaaaaaaataataatattatttggtTGAATAGATGGTCTAACAGCTAAATCTAGCAAGGAGTTTAGTGTAATTCTGCTGGATTAtctaaataaattattaataatttcAGAAAACTATCGTTATCACACCAAAGATCTAGAATATTATATCACGAATATTAACTTCATTGTCACGTGCGTGGGTCCCGCAACTGTGCGTTTCTCCGAGCATTTCCATTGGTGCGGCCAAACTTCCCGAACACCAAAGTATTCTCCAGTCTCCACTCGACCGTCATCTCCACCCTATGGCTTGGTCCCACAAGTGTTTTAGAGGGTGTAAGTTATGGTGTGTGGAGATGGGTGCGTCACGTATTGGTTAAAAAGATCCCCAACTTCCCCTTTATTTAGGAGGGCAGAGGAGACAAGGAGAGGCAGTGACcacccacttcttcttcatcttcttcttccggaTTCCGTCATTCGTTTTTGATCGTCCGATCGAGATGAAGAAGGTGTCGTCCTTGTCGGAGCTGGGGCTCGGGGAGGACGTCTCGCGGGCCTTCTTCCGGCCGCTCCAGCAGGCGGCGCCGCCGTCGCCGACGAAGCGGAACACCAAGATCTCCGTCATCGGCGTTGGAAACGTCGGGATGGCCATCGCCCAGACGATCCTCACCCAGGACCTCGCCGACGAGCTCGCCCTCGTCGACGCCAAGCCCGACAAGCTCCGCGGCGAGATGCTCGACCTCCAGCACGCAGCCGCCTTCCTCCCCCGCACTAAGATCCGCGCTTCCACGGACTACGCCGTCACCTCCGCCTCCGACCTCTGCATCATCACCGCCGGCGCCCGCCAGATCGCCGGCGAGTCCCGCCTCGATCTCCTGCAAAGAAACCTCTCCCTTTTCCGGGAGATCGTGCCTCCGCTCGCCCGCTACTCGCCGGACGCGCTCCTCCTCGTCGTATCCAACCCGGTCGACGTCTTGACCTACATCGCCTGGAAGCTCTCCGGCTTCCCTCCCAACCGCATCATCGGATCGGGGACCAATCTGGACTCGTCCCGGTTCCGCTTTCTTCTCGCCGATCACCTCGAGGTCAACGCCCAGGATGTCCaggtaaaattaattaattaaagaaCCTAAAAACCACCTTTTTTTCCAAATTAGATATCTAATCTTAGCGGTTTAATTtatggtttattttttttttgttattttatagaTCTATCATCATCTAGCTGATGATGTAGCTTATCGATGTCctaatttttttgttattttttttttctaattttgatgCTAGGTTGTTGGTTTATCATAATTGCATCTTGGCTGTGCTCAATCCAGTAGATTAACCACTGATATGTGTAATTATATGTATAGTATGTGCTTAACCACATCATGAGCTTGTGAATTATTGTAATTAGCCTCTGTTTTTCCACTTATTTATGCATGTGGAGTAGATGGATGAATACAAAAGCACCATCCAACTTTGGCTAATTTTTGGGTTGGTCAGTTATAATTATAGGATATATCCAATGACATGCCTAAAAATTAAGCAATTTTCTATTTGACCCAATGATTCTCCAAGTCATTTCAATAATCATATTAATTAATGGGCACTGaagcaagattttttttaatgaattttaTGGTTTAATCATGAAGCATAAAGAACTTTAGTCTCACGATTATAAAATGAATGATGCTAGATCTTGGAATTTAGGGAATATTACATGAAAAATCCACTTTATTCCATTTTCTATTAGTGGATCAATTTATTTAGTTTTgtttattttgcaaaaaaatctATTTGATACTTTATTAGGTCATTATACATTCCCATTCTCATGATTACTatagaaataatttaatatttgcaTCGCCAAGTAttatgtgcttatttttctaccaatatatatatataccaatTTTAAGATTAGTTTTGTATTAAATGCATGTGACCATTTGAGTCTAGggatataacaatgagaaattatACCCAATACCATATGCGCACCACATACTGAGACGAGCTCAAAATGAATGGAGCCCACAGAAAGGAGACGAAATAATTGATGTAGTATATCGCCATGGT is from Phoenix dactylifera cultivar Barhee BC4 chromosome 18, palm_55x_up_171113_PBpolish2nd_filt_p, whole genome shotgun sequence and encodes:
- the LOC103710743 gene encoding L-lactate dehydrogenase A-like translates to MKKVSSLSELGLGEDVSRAFFRPLQQAAPPSPTKRNTKISVIGVGNVGMAIAQTILTQDLADELALVDAKPDKLRGEMLDLQHAAAFLPRTKIRASTDYAVTSASDLCIITAGARQIAGESRLDLLQRNLSLFREIVPPLARYSPDALLLVVSNPVDVLTYIAWKLSGFPPNRIIGSGTNLDSSRFRFLLADHLEVNAQDVQAYMVGEHGDSSVALWSSISVGGVPVLSSLEKHQIGYEEEVLESIRKAVVESAYEVIRLKGYTSWAIGYSVANLARSLLRDQHRIHPVSLLAKGFYGIPDDREVFLSLPARLGRGGVLSVANVHLTDEESAHLRRSADTLWKIQQQLGI